The following nucleotide sequence is from Candidatus Jordarchaeales archaeon.
GTCTAGGGATAGATTTCTCTATCGGGATGCTTTTGGAGGCAAGGAGAAAGTATACAAACCTCGACCTAGTACTAGCTGATGTTCATAACCTCCCTCTGAGAAAGGGTGCATGTAACAAGTTCTTTGCCATCACATTACTCCAAAACATCAACGAGCAAAAGCTTTTCAATGAATTGGTCAGGGTGTGCCGCCCAGGGAGCCGGGGTGTGGCGTCAACTATACGGAAAAAGGTGCGTTCACACTCTCTTTTCAAAAAACACGCTGAGAAAATTTTGGAGGTAGACGAAGACCTGATGTTCCTGGTTAGGCTCCCTATGTGACATTGCTCCGGGGAATCATATTCCACTACTGGGAAGAATTATTA
It contains:
- a CDS encoding methyltransferase domain-containing protein: MPKGLIKKARLYNETAWLYDKRYGAQQSLKHSLALLELPIEKGDVVIDLGCGTGDLLTRITKVCHSCLGIDFSIGMLLEARRKYTNLDLVLADVHNLPLRKGACNKFFAITLLQNINEQKLFNELVRVCRPGSRGVASTIRKKVRSHSLFKKHAEKILEVDEDLMFLVRLPM